The genomic segment agaaacaTTTGCGTTTGTTTTTTgtggaaaattacttattatatattatattgataatattattactaattatatattatattaataatattatcaacatATATTCACCTGGGATTAGTCTACGAGAGAATATTTGCGTTACACCTCACTTACATAAAACATTTACATGATAATCatactaaaataatacaatcaataataaatgaaatactaatgaaatatttgtcactttagatatataaaacattgtattatattatatttctaaattacatatattgttatctAATAGATATGTCACAAAAATAACTTACTATTTcttatcgaaaatttaaacaatgttattaataatgtattattaataatatttacaaaagatgTATTATCTTTGCAGGAAACGTCAACGTTATCgtaattgcaaatttacatataaatttatgtgtttCAGAAACCATTTAGACAGAAATGTTCGCTTCAATGAAccgaaaataatgcaaatgcaAAGTGTTTATCAACGCAATCCAACAACCTCACCATATGACGTAATCGGCTCAAGTACagtgatataaatatagaagtCTGGGctttttgttttactttttaaattaacgccATTCATCATAAACATTTGTTGATTAAATCAGCAGATTAAGTATTTCCGCGATTTACGAATTTTTGCTGCTTTTGGGCATCGATATCACTTCGttcaaaatgcttttattactttacataaacattttgttttttatgtacaatgtTGTAAATGTAACATCGACTCCTTTATGCAAAGATGAAAACAATCAGGTCGTTGATTGGTAAGTGAATTCAAGATTTttatgtgatatttatatcttttatagatattttagatagcaatttttataagataaaatcagTTTTTGCGAGCTataaaaatgtgcaaaaaattagtaaattttaaaagattttagagGATTacaaataagtatattttatattataataaataatacatatatatattaaaaatttaatcatatataacataaatatttatacacattaattatttatttcgctatttttttcttataatttaataattgaattaaatcaatttgttCTCTCATAttcatctttataaatttgaattcatttaaagatcgagagaaataaacaatatagtatttttttggtaataatattaatacgtactatttcttattaataagcttataatgaattttaaataagaaaataatcattttaatatgcttttatattcatcttattaaatggataataattttacggtTCCTTATCTATTTTACAActttcataattattgtatttgcgACTGATTACTATTAACAAtctagtaaataattattgcaattttaggTATGTACTTTACAAGCTACCAAAGATTTATGAAAGCAGCAATCCTGTGATTAGAAATGGATTAGcgtatctatatataactaataaaacTGTTAATAAAGGTTGGCAATTATCAACGAAAAAAATCAGCGACAAGAATTCCATACCGGGAAACACATTGGCTCCTTTATACAATGatgtaagagaaaataaatcaaatcatatatacgtatatttgtatttaacagATTCTTTATTagatatgtttattaaatataaactatttgcattagaatgcaatttttaaaaatatttgtataaaaaaatttatttcttttctataaattttaactacaAATGTACATATCaattaactgtaattttaatttaataaatatatttataaatttttatatattttaaaaaggtttctttttttcaaaaattataaaataactactgtgcaaagttttctttaattttgaaagaaaagagatttttttaatttatattatttttcatactaGGTACATATTTTGTTTACATGATTACAAACTTTCAGTCAGTGGCATCGAAAACTTTCTGGACCTTGTATAATGATGAACCGCCTAATAGACtttttaatggaaaatatGGCCATACGAAGGGCGTCGTAATGGCAAACATGCAACAAGGTTTCTGGCTAGTACACAGTGTTCCGAAGTATCCACCTTCACCCAACAGCGGCAATGACACAAGACGAGTATAtgcagataattattttaaatatcagaaTACTGACTATTTttgatattcaatatttcttacgaacaatataataatttttaatacttacattatttattaatatatataatttatatttatactatttattaattataaaaacggGTTATAAGTGAACCAGACaacaattgtttattttaatgctcgtttaaggaattttttaaaatctgtaaaaattattaattttttaggaaattaatatttgtttttctaatacatttgtaataactattaatttttagttattatggAAACGTTTTACATTAGTTACTCGAGTGATacgattttttcatttaatcctatttgatattatacgagtaatatatagagagagacaaaATCATAAAGTACATATCTtcaaataagagaaatatttcttaaattaaatttcttaggGACGAAACGTGCACGAGGATCCGACTCTGGGAAATCTGTCCGAGTACGGTTATCCATCATCCGGAGAGCATTACGGACAGAGTTTCCTGTGCATCTCTATAGACAACGATCAATTCGACTTGATCGGTCAACAACTGATGTACAATCAGATAATAGTATATAGGAGAAACATCCTTGCCACATTTGCAGCGTCATTTCCGAATCTCACGGACGCGGCCAACCAAAAGCGTATTGAACAAGCACCTTTCAACAGCAAAGTGGAATTAAGATCATCTGGTGGCAATACATTTTTGTCATTTGCCAAGAGCGACAAATGGGATAAAGGTAGACGctgagatttatttttctactttacttttatgtaatttaataagcaATGTTTTTCTGAAGTGAAAAGTATGTATAtctgtcaaattttaaaaacgtacttttaatttatctttaatttgtgactgttttgattaattattttgattggcAAACAGAATCAAGATATTctcatatgtgtataaaattaatattttcctatCATCCTGTAGAACCCAATAATGTATGTctaatatattgtacttttattGATAAGTTAATTTATAGGTTTGTACGATGACTTTGTCGCACCCACCTTGCTATCTGATTTATTCGCGGAAACGTGGTTGCATGGACGAAGTAGATTACCATCGGATTGCGCGCAAACAAAGTaatggttttatttttttcatcatttaaaaaatttcaattatatttgtgtaatttaattaaatattgatttaattaaattttttgcagaGTATACAATGTCAAGTCTATTTCTATGCAAGCCTTTGATATCGATTTTAAGAACACCCGCGATCACTCAAAGTGGGCGGTGACAGTTGCAGGTAAAGCTAATCAAACTTGGACTTGCATCGGTGATATCAACCGAGCGGTAagtgcatattttttacacataaataaaaagcctcttatatttagaaatcttGCACTATTTATGTCACTAAATAGAACAagattagtaaaattaatttatatgtttaagaaaagaagcaatctattaaaatattattagaattaagtAACTGTATTATCAGacttaattaatgtattattagaattaatgaattaaattggttacttatttttttctcaagtaataaagattttacaatttaatttaggattttcaaattatatatttctctcctatatatatatatatatatatatatatatatatatatatatatatatcttttcaagTCTAATCTAATTtgctagaaaaatatatgcatttttcgtattttattatatttcagcaCACTCAGTACAGGCGAGGCGGTGGAACTGTCTGTTTCAATCACCCGAAAATCTGGAAAAATTACCGGAATATCGTGAATGATGTAGAACCATGTCCTAAGCGCTATGAGTCAGTTTTAGTTTAaccaacttttttataaaattttgtttataaaatagcgttgagagatttaattatatagtaataataattattgtcatcgatgctaattgcaaaatttggTACATAACTAATGAATTGAAGAAGTATGCATAATACAcgtcaaaagaaaataatgtacataatagTTTACACATCCTGTTATgtatagttaaatatatacacaagataATATGTttcttgaaaaagaaagaaaaaagagaaagagaaagaaaattcattatatatttttgacggtaaaatttaataaaaatgtattactcCCTGAAACCTTgttaacaaatttttgaattttaagttACGTTATCGACGGTATGAAAGCtgttgatatttaattactatatcACACACAAGAGGTCTCGTCAttgctaaatataaaaatatgttagtagaataattgaatttgatataaagtaaaaaattatagatatacgaaaagagaaaagttcacacaataaaataatttgcaaataatatatcatacatttaaaaaaaaataatattctttttatttttttttctttcatatgttgtattatacagggtgtccgaaaAATCGCCTACTCCACTTCGGGAGGTGATTCGGGACCCAAAAACAAGCAAAAAAGTTCATACAAACATAGGTCCGGAAATGAGTCGTTTCCGAGTTATagccaaaaaattaaataaaaataacaaataaaaattaaaaaataaaaatttttaatttaagaaataattaagaaagatGGATGCCAAGCGGATTCTAAATTACGATTTTTGAACATAAAAGTGGCTATAACTCGGAAACGGCTCATTTCCGGACCTATGTTTGTATGAACTTTTTTGCTTGTTTTTGGGTCTCGAATCATCTCCCAAAGTGAAGTAGGCGATTtttcggacaccctgtatatttctacatataaaactatttgtaaatttaaattaaattataacaagtaCATGTGACAAGctgattaaagtaaaataatttgtcgtacatatgtatatcaatattaaacaaGTATAGCCATGGTCAAAAGTATTAAgcacccttaaattttccgtatttcttattttgttaatagtgtataaatattaaaaaaattaaaaaatttttaaaaactatcgatagctctttaaagctgaaatttcaaaaaaagcattttgtaggtaaaATGTAGTTTATGaaacttgacttaaatttgtcgagaaaaatttttttaccgaacTGCAGagtgttaaaaatacaatcaaattttaagaaacaaaataatgttcttttttttacacaaaacaagaaaaatacgaaaattttttaatgtactgataacgcattaaagttgctatcggtaatttaaaaatttttgtactttccttgttctatattttaaaaaacaacattttgttttgtcttttaaaattaggtatttttgacatttggcAGCTCGatacaaaaatttctctcgaaaaaattaagtcaagttccataaactacattttgcctacaaaatgctttttttttaattttcctacaatttttttcgccgagatacataattttgaaactataaatctgtgtttttcagacatgttgtcgatacttcacgaaaaattatcgcagacgaaaaattaaaaaattaacaaaataagaaatagggAAAATATAAGAGTGCTTAATACTTTGACCATGACTGTATATTAATCTgtattacatgtattatatgtatatatataataattcttatatgtataagaaataaatacttttaaattcttagtttttaaaaattcttaggtttcaaaattttttgattttcttttcaccctaaaaaaagaaatagaacaTTTGTATGCTTTCTATATTCATAGCTATGTCGTATACGTTTTTACTATGCACTAACTCGAAGCTTGCAGTAAGAGGTCCTGTCGGCTCCTCACtacgttaaaaaaatgaagacaAATAATAGAAGAGAGAATCATGGTAgttcttaaattttatgaaaggCGGAGATGAGAGAACGGAAGGAGAAGCGGATGCTTGTCTCCTTTTTTTCGCGGCGATGCTTATTGTCTAGTCGAGAAAATTGCAGAGTAGCTTCAACGTACTGTTAATGAGAGAGGGGGAAAAAAGGGATGAGAGTCGCGTGGCGGGAAAGGGAATGAAATACGAGTTGCTTTCTAATGAAAACTGTGAGAAATCGACCGAACTTGGGCCGAACGCCGCTATTTATCGTCTGACCACTTCTGGGATTTCATCCTTGCGATCAGCAGAAATTTTTCCGTCCAAAGTTATCGCGCGGATTTGATTCCGCAGCAAGATGGATTCTTACTTGCTGGCGTTTTACGACTTCTTTTTCGACTTTAGCCGAACGTCTTACTCTTTTCTTTTGATCCTCTTGCGCGGTAAGATGATATAAACGAAGTTATAAGACGTATTAGATCGGTGTAGAAAATTTGTCGTTTTGACAgggaattttatttcaagtctTTTATTAAGGGGATTTTAAACCATCCtctattatcgatatttttattataccaaaatgtttttattggttgtataaaatgataaattcttGTCCatgataaaagtataaatcttTTCGGAACCTATGCGATCTTatgttaataaagaaaaaagttaagaaattacagtttttttattgGCTTCTGAAGCCAGGTCGTAAACGTGTCGCCGCTAATGTGGTGGCTatcttgattataaataaattaatataaaaagtatatttattttttacaacagtAATAACGAATCTTTTTAAGActgctaaaattaaaatttataacttatacCTCGTTTaaagtgttaaaaaatttcatcctTTATTCCACTACTcgagattattaatattttatgcaaaataaaagagCACAGAAAGAGTCGAGTCTTTctctttatgttatttattaaaaagtaatatctttgtaaaaaattataaattactaaaagtaatatctttgtaaaaaaataattgcaggtAAAGTgtccaaaattttattgcagaCACACTGTCCGAATTTTCAAACataacttttagaaaaatgacTCTGATAATTAAAACAGGTTGTCTGAAATTACTTTCAGACATTTaagatttgaaaatatgtctgagggaattttttaactacaaaaaaattacttaataataattctgtcTAAACGGtctaaattaatacaattgcgttaaacgttttaattcttaaaaacaCTTTCTCACGCTAGcta from the Anoplolepis gracilipes chromosome 11, ASM4749672v1, whole genome shotgun sequence genome contains:
- the Dnaseii gene encoding plancitoxin-1 — its product is MLLLLYINILFFMYNVVNVTSTPLCKDENNQVVDWYVLYKLPKIYESSNPVIRNGLAYLYITNKTVNKGWQLSTKKISDKNSIPGNTLAPLYNDSVASKTFWTLYNDEPPNRLFNGKYGHTKGVVMANMQQGFWLVHSVPKYPPSPNSGNDTRRGRNVHEDPTLGNLSEYGYPSSGEHYGQSFLCISIDNDQFDLIGQQLMYNQIIVYRRNILATFAASFPNLTDAANQKRIEQAPFNSKVELRSSGGNTFLSFAKSDKWDKGLYDDFVAPTLLSDLFAETWLHGRSRLPSDCAQTKVYNVKSISMQAFDIDFKNTRDHSKWAVTVAGKANQTWTCIGDINRAHTQYRRGGGTVCFNHPKIWKNYRNIVNDVEPCPKRYESVLV